From Streptomyces kaniharaensis, one genomic window encodes:
- a CDS encoding serine/threonine protein kinase — MRLELNQEWVVGDPIGDPGGFGAVYEARSSSGEHAAVKLVPKRPGADREMLFTDLEGVRNVVPVIDSGEHEDHWVLVMPRAEKSLRAHLEQNGSLGLEEAVRVLSDIAETLADLDGRVVHRDLKPENVLLLNGRWCLADFGIARYAEATTAQQTYKFAGTLAYMAPERWKGERATSASDIYALGVLAYELLEGITPFTGPYEHDFRDQHLHGTPPPLTTAPALLAALITECLFRAPQGRPSAGNILERLRRIPAAAFSGGLAALAEANRVEAARRAETDRQASAEASEADRRRDLFEAARASLSLISEELLKTITNIVSTAEVRKGNEGAWTVRLSDAQLTFTSAKQADLSAWATGSGAPFDVIAHATISLRIPQNRMGYEGRSHSLWYADAQVAERYQWFETAFMASPLRSVMPAMDPFALNPHHESLGAVSPGMAMNQVAWPFTPLVIGDLDEFIDRWTNWLAQAATGQLGHPSTMPERSPHGTWRTS, encoded by the coding sequence ATGAGGCTGGAGCTGAACCAGGAGTGGGTTGTTGGCGACCCTATCGGGGACCCGGGTGGCTTCGGCGCCGTCTACGAGGCACGCTCCAGCTCCGGTGAGCACGCGGCCGTGAAGCTGGTCCCCAAGCGACCCGGCGCTGACCGGGAGATGCTGTTCACCGACCTGGAAGGCGTGCGCAACGTCGTTCCGGTCATCGACAGCGGAGAACACGAGGACCACTGGGTGCTCGTCATGCCCCGAGCGGAGAAGTCGCTCCGTGCCCACCTGGAGCAGAACGGATCGCTGGGCCTGGAAGAGGCAGTGAGGGTGCTGTCCGACATCGCCGAGACCCTGGCCGACCTGGACGGCCGTGTCGTACACCGCGATCTCAAGCCGGAGAACGTCCTGCTGCTCAACGGCCGCTGGTGCCTGGCCGACTTCGGCATCGCCCGCTACGCCGAGGCGACCACCGCGCAGCAGACCTACAAGTTCGCCGGCACCCTCGCCTACATGGCCCCCGAGCGCTGGAAGGGCGAGAGGGCCACAAGCGCGAGCGACATTTACGCCCTGGGCGTCCTCGCGTACGAACTCCTGGAAGGCATCACGCCCTTCACCGGACCGTACGAGCACGACTTCCGTGATCAGCACCTGCACGGAACCCCGCCGCCGCTCACCACCGCCCCGGCGCTTCTGGCAGCCCTGATCACGGAGTGCCTCTTCCGGGCGCCGCAAGGCCGCCCTTCAGCCGGCAACATCTTGGAGAGGCTGCGACGGATTCCCGCAGCTGCTTTTTCGGGAGGGTTGGCAGCACTGGCTGAGGCGAACCGGGTCGAGGCCGCCCGCCGCGCGGAAACCGACCGCCAGGCGTCAGCAGAGGCCAGCGAAGCCGACCGCCGCCGGGATCTCTTCGAGGCCGCCCGCGCGTCCCTCAGCCTCATCTCCGAGGAACTCCTGAAGACGATCACGAACATCGTCTCCACGGCCGAGGTACGCAAGGGAAACGAGGGAGCTTGGACGGTCCGGCTCTCCGACGCCCAGCTGACCTTCACCAGCGCCAAGCAGGCCGACCTCAGCGCCTGGGCGACAGGATCGGGCGCTCCCTTCGACGTGATCGCACACGCGACTATCTCCCTCCGGATTCCGCAGAACCGAATGGGCTACGAAGGCCGCAGCCACTCCCTCTGGTACGCCGATGCCCAGGTCGCGGAGCGATACCAGTGGTTCGAGACGGCCTTCATGGCATCGCCGCTGCGCAGCGTGATGCCGGCGATGGATCCCTTCGCGCTCAATCCCCACCACGAGTCCCTGGGCGCGGTCAGCCCCGGCATGGCCATGAACCAGGTGGCCTGGCCCTTCACCCCTCTCGTGATCGGAGATCTGGACGAGTTCATCGACAGGTGGACCAACTGGCTTGCCCAGGCCGCTACCGGGCAGCTCGGACACCCGAGCACCATGCCTGAGCGGAGCCCACACGGAACCTGGCGAACGAGCTGA